From the genome of Sulfurovum sp. NBC37-1, one region includes:
- a CDS encoding sigma factor-like helix-turn-helix DNA-binding protein, with product MKLTQKESAVIRLRYGLDVDEPLTYQEIAEIVGLGKTMVKQLEQRALRKLRHPNNREAMREIQETIDLINTPDN from the coding sequence ATGAAGTTAACTCAAAAAGAATCTGCAGTTATCCGTTTACGTTATGGGTTAGACGTTGATGAACCTTTGACTTATCAGGAAATAGCCGAAATAGTTGGTCTTGGCAAAACCATGGTGAAGCAACTCGAACAGAGAGCACTTAGAAAACTTCGGCATCCAAACAATAGAGAAGCAATGAGGGAAATTCAGGAAACCATCGACCTGATTAACACTCCCGACAATTAA
- a CDS encoding HIRAN domain-containing protein, which translates to MANTFLVGIRGESHQNGDGTDRQEIIKELKVGQPVNLVADPMNKHDRNAVAVLTVAGKQIGFLPSDARDSSSILRGEPIKATIHKLTGGTNWFARSILGKKNIGVVLKLSKPEPDWSRFNKLREIAEQFDKRIEKAEKTEKNGNIEQAVSDYKSITEEIYKLTEQDKYASAHRYKPSPINRLSMCLEKQKDYVGALNVIERYEKSFDPVQPTKSEKKAIEKRKIRLVKKLKGTQ; encoded by the coding sequence ATGGCTAATACTTTTCTTGTTGGCATCCGTGGAGAATCGCATCAAAACGGTGATGGAACTGACAGACAAGAGATAATAAAAGAATTAAAAGTTGGCCAGCCGGTTAATCTTGTTGCAGATCCAATGAATAAACACGATAGAAATGCTGTTGCTGTATTAACGGTGGCTGGAAAACAGATAGGTTTTCTCCCTTCTGATGCAAGAGATTCAAGTTCAATTCTGAGGGGCGAGCCAATTAAGGCGACTATTCACAAACTTACAGGCGGAACTAATTGGTTTGCTCGCTCTATATTAGGAAAAAAGAATATTGGCGTTGTTCTAAAACTATCAAAACCAGAACCAGATTGGTCTAGATTTAATAAGTTACGGGAAATCGCTGAGCAGTTTGATAAACGAATAGAAAAAGCCGAAAAAACTGAGAAAAACGGAAATATTGAACAAGCTGTATCGGATTACAAATCAATAACTGAGGAAATTTACAAACTAACAGAACAAGACAAATACGCCTCAGCCCATCGTTACAAGCCTTCTCCCATTAACAGGCTTAGCATGTGTCTTGAGAAGCAAAAAGATTATGTCGGAGCACTAAATGTAATTGAACGGTATGAAAAATCATTCGATCCAGTACAGCCAACAAAATCAGAAAAGAAAGCAATTGAGAAAAGAAAAATAAGGTTGGTCAAGAAATTGAAAGGGACGCAGTAA
- the rpsJ gene encoding 30S ribosomal protein S10, with translation MEKIRLKLKAYDHRVLDRSVAAIVDAVKRTGAEIRGPIPMPTKMKRYTVLKSPHVNKDAREQFEIRIHGRMIDIVSATSDTIDSLMKLDLAPEIEVEIRSMDK, from the coding sequence ATGGAAAAAATTAGATTAAAGCTTAAAGCTTACGATCACAGAGTGTTAGACAGGTCAGTTGCTGCTATCGTTGATGCAGTTAAACGTACAGGTGCTGAGATTAGAGGGCCGATTCCAATGCCAACTAAGATGAAGCGTTATACTGTTCTTAAATCACCTCACGTCAATAAAGATGCGCGTGAGCAGTTTGAGATCAGAATTCATGGAAGAATGATCGATATCGTTTCGGCAACTTCAGATACAATTGATTCACTTATGAAGTTGGATCTTGCGCCTGAAATCGAAGTTGAAATCAGATCAATGGACAAGTAG
- the rplC gene encoding 50S ribosomal protein L3, with protein sequence MEFIVEKIGMSRTVDVPSVPVTLLKVVDTKVCEVKEDGKALVAYNSSKKLNKSIEGQQTKFGVSKEFNKFMTIEVAEGTEAGDLNPAALAEAAAVKTSLNTKGRGFSGGMKRHNFGGGPGSHGHRFGRRIGSIGNAEWPGRVQKGKKMPGQYGNTKVTVKNDVVSFDAENGILVLKGSIPGHNGARGLVRIVK encoded by the coding sequence ATGGAATTTATTGTAGAAAAAATTGGTATGAGCAGAACTGTTGACGTACCAAGTGTTCCAGTTACACTTCTTAAAGTCGTTGATACGAAAGTTTGTGAAGTGAAAGAAGACGGAAAAGCACTTGTAGCGTACAACTCGAGCAAGAAACTCAACAAGAGCATCGAAGGTCAGCAGACCAAATTCGGTGTCTCCAAAGAGTTCAACAAATTCATGACAATCGAAGTGGCTGAAGGTACTGAAGCGGGTGATCTCAACCCAGCGGCATTGGCTGAAGCAGCAGCAGTGAAAACTTCCCTTAACACCAAAGGTAGAGGTTTCTCCGGTGGTATGAAGCGTCACAACTTTGGTGGTGGACCAGGTTCGCACGGACACAGATTCGGTAGAAGAATCGGTTCGATCGGTAACGCTGAATGGCCTGGACGTGTACAGAAAGGCAAGAAAATGCCTGGACAGTACGGTAACACTAAAGTTACAGTTAAAAATGACGTTGTGTCATTCGATGCTGAGAACGGCATCTTAGTATTAAAAGGTTCAATTCCTGGTCACAACGGTGCCAGAGGATTGGTAAGGATAGTTAAATAA
- the rplD gene encoding 50S ribosomal protein L4 — MKTTVIKTTDLPKAFLEVHPHNLYLYCKAYASGLRANTAQTKNRSAVSGGGKKPWAQKGGGRARAGSLRSPIFVGGGVAFGPSTNKNYDQKVNKKQKKLALYHALAELAANERLFVVDNVAIESGKTKDALAFVNGLEQRDVLVVKEMIDDKTFLAFRNLQNAYLVEANELNAYLAAAYHSVVIEKAVFDKLTEEA, encoded by the coding sequence ATGAAAACAACAGTAATTAAAACAACAGACCTGCCAAAAGCATTTTTGGAAGTTCACCCTCATAACCTTTACCTTTACTGTAAAGCGTATGCATCTGGTCTTAGAGCAAACACTGCTCAAACCAAGAACAGATCTGCAGTCAGCGGTGGTGGTAAAAAGCCATGGGCACAGAAAGGTGGCGGACGTGCACGTGCCGGCTCACTTAGATCTCCGATCTTCGTTGGCGGTGGTGTGGCATTCGGACCAAGCACGAACAAGAACTATGATCAGAAAGTGAACAAGAAGCAGAAGAAACTTGCACTGTATCACGCATTGGCTGAATTGGCTGCAAACGAAAGACTTTTCGTTGTAGACAATGTCGCTATCGAATCCGGCAAGACGAAAGATGCTTTGGCATTCGTAAACGGTCTTGAGCAGAGAGATGTGCTTGTAGTAAAAGAGATGATCGATGACAAAACATTCTTGGCATTCAGAAATCTTCAAAATGCATATCTTGTTGAAGCAAATGAGCTTAACGCTTATCTTGCAGCTGCATATCACTCGGTAGTGATCGAAAAAGCAGTATTTGATAAATTGACAGAAGAGGCTTAA
- a CDS encoding 50S ribosomal protein L23 codes for MADITDIKSIMYTEKSLALQEEGVIVVQTTPRMTKNGLKEVFKEFFGITPLRVNSMRVNGKVKRFKGIEGKRPDLKKFYVKLPEDAKIESLAV; via the coding sequence ATGGCAGATATTACAGATATTAAATCAATTATGTATACAGAGAAGAGCTTGGCTCTTCAAGAAGAAGGTGTCATCGTAGTTCAAACAACTCCAAGAATGACTAAAAATGGTCTTAAAGAAGTTTTCAAAGAGTTCTTCGGGATCACTCCACTTAGAGTTAACTCCATGAGAGTCAACGGTAAAGTGAAAAGATTTAAAGGTATCGAAGGGAAAAGACCGGACTTGAAAAAGTTCTATGTCAAGCTTCCAGAAGATGCAAAAATCGAAAGCTTAGCGGTATAA
- the rplB gene encoding 50S ribosomal protein L2, with amino-acid sequence MAIKTYKPTTPSRRYMTNLDSGDITAKASVRALLKNLPRSAGRNSNGRITSRHREAGAKKLYRIIDFKRNKFGIEGTVATIEYDPYRNCRICLVNYVDGDRRYILQPKGLNVGDKIMSAESGLDIKTGNTMKLKNIPVGTLVHNIELSPGHGGQIARSAGGYAQIMGRDGKYVSLRLPSGEMRYVLGECLATIGTVGNEDFSNIVIGKAGRSRHLGIRPQTRGSAMNPIDHPHGGGEGKTNSGRHPVSPWGMPTKGYKTRKKKASDKLIISKRKK; translated from the coding sequence ATGGCAATTAAAACATATAAACCAACCACACCTTCCCGTCGTTATATGACTAACCTTGACAGTGGTGACATCACTGCCAAAGCAAGTGTTAGAGCTCTACTGAAGAATCTTCCAAGATCTGCAGGTAGAAACAGTAACGGTAGAATCACTTCTCGTCACAGAGAAGCAGGTGCGAAGAAACTTTACAGAATCATCGACTTCAAAAGAAATAAATTTGGTATCGAAGGTACTGTAGCAACGATCGAATACGATCCGTACAGAAACTGTAGAATCTGTCTTGTCAATTATGTTGACGGTGACAGAAGATACATTCTTCAACCAAAAGGTCTAAACGTCGGCGACAAGATCATGTCAGCTGAGTCTGGTCTTGATATCAAGACCGGTAACACAATGAAATTGAAGAACATCCCTGTTGGTACCCTGGTACACAATATCGAGCTTAGCCCGGGACATGGCGGTCAGATCGCACGTTCTGCAGGTGGTTACGCACAGATCATGGGTAGAGACGGCAAATACGTTTCCCTTAGACTTCCATCTGGTGAAATGAGATACGTTCTTGGTGAATGTCTGGCAACGATCGGTACTGTTGGGAACGAAGACTTCTCAAACATCGTGATCGGTAAAGCCGGTAGAAGCAGACACCTTGGTATCAGACCTCAGACACGTGGTTCTGCAATGAACCCGATAGATCACCCACACGGTGGTGGTGAAGGTAAGACAAACTCAGGTCGTCATCCGGTATCTCCTTGGGGTATGCCAACTAAGGGTTACAAGACTCGTAAGAAAAAAGCTAGTGATAAATTAATTATCTCTAAGAGAAAAAAGTAA
- the rpsS gene encoding 30S ribosomal protein S19 — MARSTKKGPFIDGHLMKKVLAAKEAGDKKPIKTWSRRSVIFPEFIGLTINVHNGRQFIPVFITENHVGYKLGEFAPTRTFKGHKGSVQKKVG; from the coding sequence ATGGCAAGATCGACAAAAAAAGGTCCATTCATCGATGGTCACCTAATGAAAAAAGTGTTAGCAGCTAAAGAAGCTGGAGATAAAAAACCGATCAAAACATGGTCAAGAAGATCTGTGATCTTCCCTGAGTTCATCGGTTTGACAATCAATGTTCACAACGGTAGACAATTCATCCCTGTGTTCATTACCGAGAACCACGTAGGTTACAAACTGGGTGAATTCGCACCAACAAGAACGTTCAAGGGCCACAAAGGTTCTGTTCAGAAGAAGGTAGGTTAA
- the rplV gene encoding 50S ribosomal protein L22, whose product MSRALLKFVRVSPTKARLIAREVQGMNAELALASLEFMPNKAAGIISKVIASAVANGDFEPEEVEITSCRVDKAAVMKRWRPRARGTASRIIKPTAHILVEVGPAKKDGEDA is encoded by the coding sequence ATGAGTAGAGCATTATTGAAATTTGTAAGAGTCTCTCCTACTAAAGCTAGACTTATCGCCAGAGAAGTTCAGGGAATGAATGCAGAGCTTGCATTGGCATCTCTTGAATTCATGCCTAACAAAGCGGCGGGTATCATCTCTAAAGTGATCGCATCAGCGGTTGCGAACGGTGATTTCGAACCTGAAGAGGTAGAGATCACATCCTGTAGAGTGGATAAAGCAGCCGTAATGAAAAGATGGAGACCAAGAGCAAGAGGTACTGCATCAAGAATCATTAAACCAACAGCACACATCCTGGTAGAAGTTGGTCCAGCTAAAAAAGATGGGGAGGACGCATAA
- the rpsC gene encoding 30S ribosomal protein S3, whose translation MGQKVNPIGLRLGINRNWESRWFPAKERTADFIAEDYKIRKFLKKELFYAGVSNIIIERTAKKLRINIITARPGIIIGKKGADIEKLKTTLVKMLGKDVAINIKEEKRPQASGQLAAENVATQLERRVAFRRAMKKVIQGALKSGAKGIKISVSGRLGGAEMARTEWYLEGRVPLHTLRAKIDYGFAEAQTTYGIIGIKVWIFKGEVLAKGIQPEPAEEKKGGRRPSRKRGE comes from the coding sequence ATGGGTCAAAAAGTCAATCCGATAGGTCTTAGACTTGGAATCAACAGAAACTGGGAATCAAGATGGTTCCCGGCAAAAGAGAGAACAGCTGATTTTATTGCAGAAGATTACAAGATCAGAAAATTCTTGAAAAAAGAGCTTTTCTATGCAGGTGTTTCCAACATCATCATTGAAAGAACTGCAAAAAAACTGAGAATCAACATCATTACTGCACGTCCTGGTATCATCATCGGGAAAAAAGGTGCTGATATTGAAAAATTGAAAACAACGCTTGTCAAGATGCTTGGCAAAGATGTTGCGATCAACATCAAAGAAGAAAAACGTCCTCAAGCTTCAGGCCAGTTGGCAGCTGAGAACGTTGCGACACAGCTTGAAAGACGTGTTGCCTTCAGACGTGCAATGAAAAAAGTGATCCAGGGCGCCCTGAAATCAGGTGCAAAAGGGATCAAAATTTCTGTATCCGGTAGACTCGGTGGTGCTGAAATGGCAAGAACTGAGTGGTATCTCGAGGGAAGAGTTCCTTTGCATACACTCAGAGCAAAGATCGATTATGGTTTTGCCGAAGCACAAACAACGTACGGAATCATTGGTATCAAAGTGTGGATCTTCAAAGGTGAAGTCCTCGCTAAAGGTATTCAACCTGAGCCGGCAGAAGAGAAAAAAGGTGGTCGCAGACCATCAAGAAAAAGAGGTGAATAA
- the rplP gene encoding 50S ribosomal protein L16, translating to MLMPKRTKWRKQQKGRNRGKSFRGNKIEFGDIAIKAVEAGRIDSRQIEAARITMTRKINRTGKTWIRVFPDKPLTAKPLETRMGKGKGAVDRWVMNIKPGRIIFEMAGVEEELARAALTLAIHKMPFKCKIITAKDSHELY from the coding sequence ATGTTAATGCCTAAAAGAACCAAATGGAGAAAGCAACAAAAAGGCCGTAACCGCGGCAAGTCTTTCAGAGGTAACAAGATTGAGTTCGGCGATATCGCGATCAAAGCGGTTGAAGCGGGTAGAATCGATTCCCGCCAGATCGAAGCGGCACGTATTACGATGACAAGAAAGATCAACAGAACAGGTAAGACCTGGATCAGGGTTTTCCCTGACAAGCCTTTGACTGCCAAACCACTCGAAACAAGAATGGGTAAAGGTAAAGGTGCCGTTGACAGATGGGTTATGAATATCAAGCCGGGAAGAATCATCTTCGAAATGGCAGGTGTTGAAGAAGAGCTTGCAAGAGCGGCACTCACACTGGCGATCCATAAAATGCCATTTAAGTGTAAAATCATCACTGCAAAGGATAGTCATGAACTATATTGA
- the rpmC gene encoding 50S ribosomal protein L29: MNYIDLKDKSEAELLAMLKEKKLELFTLNAKQKTMQLTNTSELRVAKKDIARIQTALTAARAK; encoded by the coding sequence ATGAACTATATTGATTTGAAAGATAAAAGCGAAGCAGAATTGCTTGCGATGCTTAAAGAGAAAAAACTTGAATTGTTTACATTGAATGCAAAGCAGAAGACTATGCAGCTTACAAACACTTCAGAGTTGAGAGTAGCGAAAAAAGATATCGCTAGAATCCAGACAGCATTGACTGCTGCTAGAGCGAAGTAA
- the rpsQ gene encoding 30S ribosomal protein S17, translating to MPKRQITGTVIKKAGDKTATVLVERRVLHPRYHKTVKRFKKYLIHDEKNEINVGDTVTAIECRPLSKTKSFRLLEIVKRGEV from the coding sequence ATGCCAAAAAGACAAATAACAGGTACTGTGATTAAAAAGGCCGGAGACAAAACTGCAACCGTATTGGTTGAGAGAAGAGTACTTCACCCAAGATATCACAAAACAGTAAAAAGATTTAAGAAATATCTTATCCATGATGAGAAGAACGAGATCAATGTTGGAGATACAGTGACTGCCATCGAGTGTAGACCACTTTCAAAAACAAAGAGCTTCAGACTTCTTGAAATCGTGAAGAGAGGAGAAGTGTAA
- the rplN gene encoding 50S ribosomal protein L14: protein MIQGFTRLNVADNSGAKEIMCIKVLGGSKRRYASVGDVIVASVKKALPTGKVKKGKVVKAVVVRTKKEIQRENGSLIRFDDNAAVIIDDKKEPIGTRIFGPVSRETRYAGFMKIVSLAPEVW, encoded by the coding sequence ATGATCCAAGGTTTTACAAGACTAAATGTAGCAGACAACTCTGGTGCGAAAGAGATCATGTGTATCAAGGTTCTTGGCGGATCCAAAAGAAGATACGCATCTGTAGGTGACGTGATCGTTGCTTCAGTCAAAAAAGCGCTTCCAACCGGAAAAGTGAAAAAAGGTAAGGTTGTTAAAGCCGTTGTTGTCAGAACAAAAAAAGAGATCCAGAGAGAAAATGGTTCACTTATCAGATTTGACGACAACGCTGCAGTAATCATCGATGACAAAAAAGAGCCAATAGGTACACGTATCTTTGGCCCTGTAAGTCGTGAAACAAGATATGCAGGATTCATGAAAATTGTATCCCTTGCACCGGAGGTATGGTAA
- the rplX gene encoding 50S ribosomal protein L24 has product MATKFKIKKGDQVMVIAGDDKGKTGEVLQVLPKKEAVIVAGCKMAKKAIKPSEQNKEGGFANAEMPIHISNVKKVEA; this is encoded by the coding sequence ATGGCAACTAAGTTCAAAATCAAAAAAGGTGACCAGGTAATGGTTATCGCTGGTGATGACAAAGGTAAGACAGGAGAGGTTCTCCAGGTTCTTCCTAAAAAAGAAGCAGTAATCGTTGCAGGTTGCAAAATGGCTAAAAAAGCTATTAAACCAAGCGAACAGAACAAAGAGGGTGGATTTGCAAACGCTGAAATGCCTATCCACATCTCGAACGTAAAAAAAGTAGAGGCATAA
- the rplE gene encoding 50S ribosomal protein L5, with the protein MSRMKQKYNDIVPALREECGVQNTMQTPKLEKIVISVGAGEEGRDSKLIANMADTISLIAGQKAVIVNAKKSVAGFKAREGAPSGIRVTLRGDNMYNFFDKLVSIALPRVKDFRGTPRKGFDGRGNYNFGLQEQLMFPEVEFDNIIKTHGMNITIVTSTEDDKQAFTLLEKLGMPFAKGRN; encoded by the coding sequence ATGAGTAGAATGAAGCAAAAGTACAATGACATCGTTCCTGCACTTAGAGAAGAGTGCGGTGTACAGAACACGATGCAGACTCCGAAGCTTGAGAAGATCGTTATCTCTGTCGGTGCAGGTGAAGAAGGTAGAGACTCCAAACTCATCGCCAACATGGCAGATACCATCTCACTGATCGCCGGTCAAAAAGCGGTCATCGTAAACGCTAAGAAATCTGTTGCAGGTTTTAAAGCAAGAGAAGGTGCCCCGTCAGGTATCAGAGTGACACTTAGAGGTGACAACATGTATAACTTCTTTGACAAACTCGTATCTATCGCTCTTCCGAGAGTAAAAGACTTCAGAGGTACACCAAGAAAAGGTTTTGACGGACGCGGTAACTACAACTTCGGTCTTCAGGAGCAGTTGATGTTCCCGGAAGTCGAGTTTGACAATATCATCAAAACCCACGGTATGAACATCACTATTGTGACAAGTACCGAAGACGACAAACAGGCATTCACGCTTTTGGAAAAGCTCGGTATGCCTTTCGCTAAAGGGAGAAACTAA
- a CDS encoding type Z 30S ribosomal protein S14 yields the protein MAKKSMIAKQQRKAKFSTQAYTRCNICGRPHSVYRDFGLCRVCLRKMANEGLIPGMRKASW from the coding sequence ATGGCTAAGAAATCAATGATCGCAAAACAGCAGAGAAAAGCAAAGTTCTCTACTCAGGCGTATACAAGATGTAACATTTGTGGTAGACCTCACTCAGTATACAGAGACTTCGGTCTTTGCCGTGTGTGTTTAAGAAAAATGGCCAATGAAGGTCTAATTCCTGGTATGCGTAAAGCAAGCTGGTAA
- the rpsH gene encoding 30S ribosomal protein S8, translating into MMTDIIADSLTRIRNAAQRRLDVTTLLHSNTIEATVAIFVDKGYLESYKVKEDGNKKTIKVVLKYDDNEKSVINEIKKISKPGRRVHQGKDEIRTFKNGYGTLVVSTSQGVLANDEAYKRGIGGEVICSIW; encoded by the coding sequence ATGATGACAGATATAATTGCAGACTCTCTTACTCGTATAAGAAACGCTGCGCAGAGAAGACTGGACGTTACAACACTTCTTCACTCAAATACAATCGAGGCGACCGTTGCGATTTTCGTAGACAAAGGGTACCTTGAGAGCTATAAAGTGAAAGAAGACGGAAACAAGAAAACTATCAAAGTGGTTCTTAAATATGACGACAATGAAAAAAGCGTTATCAATGAGATAAAGAAGATCTCCAAGCCCGGACGTCGTGTTCACCAGGGTAAAGACGAGATCAGAACATTTAAAAACGGTTACGGTACGCTGGTTGTTTCGACAAGCCAGGGTGTACTCGCAAACGATGAAGCGTATAAACGTGGAATCGGCGGCGAAGTAATCTGTAGTATTTGGTAA
- the rplF gene encoding 50S ribosomal protein L6 has translation MSRIGKRPVTVPSGIEVSLDGTTLVAKKGNLEKRLETHGRVGINIDGSEVTFTRVGDEKQDAAFWGTYRALFNNIMVGLDKGYSKSLEINGVGYRAAVEGKTLKLQLGFSHDVNFEIPEGLDIKVDKNIITVSGTDKQAVGQAAAEIRAYRPPEPYKGKGVKYTDEVIIRKAGKAAGK, from the coding sequence ATGTCAAGAATAGGAAAAAGACCAGTAACTGTTCCAAGTGGTATTGAAGTATCACTCGACGGTACGACTCTCGTGGCTAAAAAAGGCAATCTTGAAAAAAGACTTGAGACGCACGGAAGAGTAGGCATCAACATTGATGGTTCGGAAGTGACATTTACAAGAGTAGGTGACGAGAAGCAGGATGCAGCGTTCTGGGGAACATACAGAGCATTGTTCAACAACATTATGGTCGGACTTGACAAAGGTTACAGCAAATCTTTGGAGATCAACGGTGTTGGTTACAGAGCGGCAGTTGAAGGCAAAACACTTAAATTGCAACTTGGTTTCTCTCACGATGTGAACTTCGAGATCCCAGAGGGACTCGATATCAAAGTAGACAAGAACATCATCACTGTAAGTGGTACGGACAAGCAGGCAGTCGGTCAGGCTGCAGCTGAGATCAGAGCATACAGACCACCTGAACCATACAAAGGTAAAGGCGTGAAGTACACAGATGAAGTTATCATCAGAAAAGCTGGTAAAGCAGCTGGTAAGTAA
- the rplR gene encoding 50S ribosomal protein L18, with protein MLKSIQKRKNKLRAQRKARVKGKIFGTAELPRLTVYKSNKHFYAQAIDDNAGATLASADGRKLGLGANREDVKKVAAEMAKNLASANIETVVFDRNGYLYHGVVASFADALREAGIKF; from the coding sequence ATGTTAAAAAGTATTCAAAAAAGAAAAAATAAACTCCGCGCTCAGAGAAAAGCCAGAGTCAAAGGGAAGATCTTCGGAACTGCCGAACTTCCAAGACTGACTGTTTACAAGTCAAACAAGCATTTCTATGCTCAGGCTATCGATGACAATGCCGGTGCGACACTCGCATCGGCAGACGGTAGAAAACTCGGCCTTGGTGCAAACCGGGAAGATGTTAAAAAAGTAGCTGCCGAGATGGCTAAAAACCTTGCTTCTGCAAACATTGAAACTGTTGTTTTCGACAGAAATGGTTACTTATACCACGGTGTTGTCGCATCATTTGCTGATGCGCTTAGAGAAGCCGGAATCAAGTTTTAA
- the rpsE gene encoding 30S ribosomal protein S5 gives MQKNNHNEEIEKEFEEVIVNIGRVTKVVKGGRRFRFTALVVIGDRKGTVGYGFGKAKEVPDAIKKAVDDAHKNLVKVNIKGTTIAHDIEHKFNASRIVLRPASEGTGVIAGGAARPVLELAGIQDVLSKSIGSNNPNNLVRATIQALTRIKA, from the coding sequence ATGCAAAAGAACAATCATAACGAAGAAATCGAAAAAGAATTTGAAGAAGTGATCGTAAATATCGGTCGTGTTACCAAGGTTGTAAAGGGTGGTAGAAGATTCAGATTTACTGCACTTGTTGTCATTGGTGACAGGAAAGGTACAGTAGGATACGGATTTGGTAAAGCCAAAGAGGTTCCTGATGCGATCAAAAAAGCGGTTGATGATGCACACAAAAACCTTGTGAAAGTCAACATCAAAGGTACAACTATCGCTCACGACATCGAGCACAAATTCAACGCAAGTAGAATCGTGCTCAGACCGGCGAGTGAAGGTACAGGTGTTATTGCCGGTGGTGCTGCCAGACCAGTACTCGAACTTGCAGGTATTCAAGATGTACTGAGCAAGTCTATCGGTTCTAACAACCCAAATAATCTGGTAAGAGCAACGATTCAAGCACTTACCAGAATCAAAGCGTAA
- the rplO gene encoding 50S ribosomal protein L15, producing MGLHNLQPAPGSTRNRKRVGRGQGSGTGKTAGRGNKGQKARSGYSKKRGFEGGQMPLYKRLPKVGFTSKVEKPYVINVEKIKAIAELDEITLESIASVHKLQKTVKRVKLIGASAKDLAPKIKDDAVTTSGK from the coding sequence ATGGGTTTACATAATTTACAACCTGCTCCAGGGTCAACTCGTAACAGAAAAAGAGTAGGTCGTGGTCAGGGTTCAGGAACAGGTAAAACAGCTGGACGCGGTAACAAAGGTCAGAAAGCAAGATCCGGTTACAGTAAAAAAAGAGGTTTCGAGGGTGGTCAAATGCCACTTTACAAAAGATTGCCTAAAGTCGGTTTCACTTCCAAAGTTGAGAAACCGTATGTGATCAATGTCGAAAAGATCAAAGCGATCGCTGAATTGGACGAGATCACTCTTGAGAGTATTGCATCTGTTCATAAATTGCAAAAAACAGTGAAAAGAGTTAAATTGATCGGTGCGTCTGCCAAAGACCTTGCACCTAAGATCAAAGACGACGCTGTTACTACAAGCGGAAAATAA